In Mycobacterium sp. Aquia_216, a genomic segment contains:
- the groES gene encoding co-chaperone GroES has translation MAKVKIKPLEDKILVQANEAETTTASGLVIPDTAKEKPQEGTVVAVGPGRWDEDGDKRIPLDVSEGDTVIYSKYGGTEIKYNGEEYLILSARDVLAVVSK, from the coding sequence GTGGCGAAGGTGAAGATCAAGCCACTCGAGGACAAGATTCTCGTGCAGGCCAATGAGGCCGAGACCACGACCGCGTCCGGTCTGGTCATTCCTGACACCGCCAAAGAGAAGCCGCAAGAAGGCACCGTCGTCGCAGTCGGCCCCGGCCGATGGGACGAGGATGGCGACAAGCGGATCCCGCTGGACGTGTCAGAGGGTGACACCGTCATCTACAGCAAGTACGGCGGCACCGAGATCAAGTACAACGGCGAGGAATACCTGATCCTGTCGGCACGTGACGTGCTGGCCGTCGTATCCAAGTAA
- the tsaD gene encoding tRNA (adenosine(37)-N6)-threonylcarbamoyltransferase complex transferase subunit TsaD, with translation MTIVLAIETSCDETGVGIARLDADGTVTLLADEVASSVDEHVRFGGVVPEIASRAHLEALGPAMRRALAAAGLKRPDIVAATIGPGLAGALLVGVAAAKAYSAAWGVPFYAVNHLGGHLAADVYEHGPLPECVALLVSGGHTHLLHVRSLGEPILELGSTVDDAAGEAYDKVARLLGLGYPGGRVLDELARTGDPGAIVFPRGMTGPRDDPSMFSFSGLKTAVARYVEGHPDAVTADIAAGFQEAVADVLTRKAVRAATGLGVQTLLIAGGVAANSRLRELATRRCAEAGLTLRIPGPRLCTDNGAMIASFAAHLVGAGAAPSPLDVPSDPGLPVIKSQVG, from the coding sequence TTGTGACGAAACAGGAGTCGGTATCGCACGGCTCGACGCCGACGGCACCGTCACACTGTTGGCCGACGAGGTGGCATCCAGCGTCGACGAGCACGTCCGGTTCGGCGGCGTGGTCCCCGAGATCGCCTCCCGGGCACACCTGGAGGCGCTCGGCCCGGCCATGCGCCGCGCGCTGGCGGCCGCCGGCCTGAAAAGGCCCGACATCGTCGCCGCCACCATCGGGCCCGGGCTGGCGGGCGCCTTGTTGGTGGGAGTGGCTGCGGCCAAAGCGTATTCGGCCGCGTGGGGCGTTCCGTTCTACGCCGTGAACCACCTGGGCGGGCACCTGGCCGCCGATGTGTACGAGCACGGGCCGCTGCCCGAGTGTGTGGCACTGCTGGTGTCCGGCGGACACACGCATCTGCTGCACGTACGTTCGCTCGGCGAGCCGATCCTCGAACTGGGCAGCACCGTCGACGACGCCGCGGGCGAGGCCTACGACAAGGTGGCGCGGCTGCTGGGGCTGGGCTATCCGGGCGGGCGGGTGCTCGATGAGCTGGCCCGCACCGGCGACCCCGGCGCCATCGTGTTTCCGCGCGGCATGACCGGTCCCAGAGATGACCCGTCCATGTTCAGCTTCTCCGGCCTCAAGACCGCTGTCGCGCGGTATGTCGAGGGCCACCCGGACGCGGTGACGGCCGACATCGCCGCCGGATTCCAGGAAGCGGTCGCCGACGTGCTGACCCGCAAGGCGGTGCGCGCGGCGACCGGGTTGGGCGTGCAGACCCTGCTGATCGCCGGGGGTGTGGCCGCCAACTCGCGGCTGCGCGAGCTGGCCACCCGGCGCTGCGCCGAGGCGGGCCTGACGCTGCGCATCCCCGGGCCACGGCTCTGTACCGACAATGGCGCGATGATCGCGTCGTTCGCCGCGCACCTGGTTGGGGCCGGCGCGGCGCCGTCACCGCTGGACGTGCCCAGCGACCCCGGACTGCCGGTGATAAAAAGCCAGGTGGGCTGA